In the genome of Photobacterium sp. TY1-4, one region contains:
- the plsX gene encoding phosphate acyltransferase PlsX, giving the protein MSGLTVALDAMGGDFGPQVTVPASVQALLQYPSLNVILFGDQQAITEQLSLLHQLKHPRIRIVHCEHVIANDTRPSQALRRSQGSSMRMALEAVAVGQADACVSAGNTGALMALSRFTLKLLPGVDRPALVSAIPTNTEHKTWLLDLGANVSCDADTLFQFAVMGAVLAEQDLTVPPKVALLNIGEEEIKGNDLVKRCAELLCESPEIDYIGYLEGNELYSGRADVIVCDGFVGNVSLKTSEGVANLFIDSIKNAITRNPIKRLVAKWLFNDLFVSLKRLNPDQYNGASLLGLRGIVVKSHGSADIAAFSNAIGEAVHEVKRQIPTKISDRLEAVLLERHY; this is encoded by the coding sequence TTGAGTGGTCTAACCGTTGCACTTGATGCAATGGGCGGGGATTTCGGTCCTCAAGTAACAGTGCCTGCCTCCGTGCAGGCACTGTTGCAATACCCATCGCTCAACGTGATTTTATTTGGTGATCAGCAAGCGATCACCGAGCAGCTATCCCTTCTTCATCAGCTCAAGCATCCCCGTATTCGCATTGTTCACTGTGAGCATGTGATCGCCAATGATACCCGGCCGTCTCAGGCATTACGCCGAAGTCAGGGATCGTCTATGCGTATGGCTCTGGAAGCGGTTGCCGTCGGGCAGGCCGATGCCTGTGTCAGTGCGGGCAACACCGGTGCCCTGATGGCGTTATCGCGCTTTACCCTCAAGCTGCTGCCCGGCGTTGACCGACCAGCACTGGTTTCTGCGATCCCGACCAATACTGAGCATAAAACCTGGCTGCTGGATCTTGGCGCCAATGTGTCCTGCGATGCCGATACCCTGTTTCAGTTTGCCGTGATGGGCGCCGTTCTTGCCGAACAGGATCTAACCGTTCCGCCGAAAGTGGCCCTGCTCAACATCGGTGAAGAGGAGATCAAAGGCAACGATCTGGTCAAGCGCTGCGCCGAGCTGCTGTGCGAGTCCCCCGAGATTGATTACATCGGCTATCTTGAAGGTAATGAACTTTATTCCGGACGGGCGGATGTGATTGTCTGTGATGGTTTCGTCGGCAACGTCAGCCTGAAAACCAGCGAAGGGGTTGCCAACCTGTTTATTGATAGCATCAAAAATGCAATCACCCGGAACCCGATAAAGCGTTTGGTGGCTAAATGGTTGTTTAATGACCTATTCGTCAGCCTCAAACGATTGAACCCCGACCAGTACAATGGCGCAAGTCTGTTAGGATTGCGCGGTATTGTGGTCAAAAGCCATGGAAGTGCTGATATTGCCGCTTTTTCAAATGCGATTGGCGAAGCGGTACACGAGGTCAAACGGCAAATACCGACAAAAATCAGTGACCGTTTGGAAGCAGTCTTACTCGAGAGGCATTATTAG
- the rpmF gene encoding 50S ribosomal protein L32, with amino-acid sequence MAVQKSKKSRSARGMRRSHDALTTAAVSVDSASGETHLRHHVTADGFYRGRKVINK; translated from the coding sequence ATGGCCGTACAAAAGAGCAAAAAATCACGTTCAGCACGTGGTATGCGTCGTTCTCACGATGCACTGACAACTGCAGCTGTATCTGTAGATTCTGCAAGTGGTGAAACTCACCTACGTCACCACGTAACAGCTGACGGTTTCTACCGTGGCCGTAAGGTTATCAACAAATAA
- the yceD gene encoding 23S rRNA accumulation protein YceD: protein MQKVKLPLTVDPVRAAQKKLDYDGIIKAEILERLAESTQSVIRDANVTLSFDFDQRHLAFMRGRADVAVMLTCQRCQEGFEHEYSVDFCYSPLLKPEAVDEFPEAYEPADVDENGEINLIQIVEDELILELPQVAMHDEADCKASGNMTFGEIPVADERPNPFAVLKNLK, encoded by the coding sequence ATGCAAAAGGTAAAATTGCCGCTAACGGTAGATCCGGTTCGCGCCGCTCAGAAAAAACTCGACTATGATGGCATCATCAAAGCCGAAATTCTTGAGCGTCTGGCTGAATCCACCCAGAGCGTAATACGTGATGCAAACGTCACCTTATCATTTGACTTTGACCAACGTCATCTGGCCTTCATGCGCGGTCGCGCTGATGTCGCTGTGATGTTGACCTGTCAGCGATGCCAGGAAGGATTCGAACACGAATACAGTGTCGATTTCTGTTATAGTCCGCTCCTCAAGCCTGAGGCAGTTGATGAGTTTCCGGAAGCTTATGAGCCGGCTGACGTCGACGAAAATGGTGAGATCAACCTGATTCAGATTGTTGAAGATGAGTTGATTTTGGAATTACCTCAAGTCGCTATGCATGATGAAGCTGACTGCAAAGCCAGCGGAAACATGACTTTTGGTGAAATCCCCGTTGCTGATGAGCGTCCGAATCCGTTTGCAGTATTGAAAAATTTGAAGTAA
- a CDS encoding Maf family protein, with the protein MTQPLLLASTSPFRQSLLEKFSYPFETASPNIDETALPGETAEQLVMRLAQAKAEACAANHADTLIIGSDQVCVIDGQILGKPHTEDNAVRQLQAASGQTVTFYTGLCLHNARTGHSQVVCEPFHVHFRPLTDDEIRRYVTLEQPLNCAGSFKSEGLGIALFDRLEGRDPNTLVGLPLIALREMLAREGVAIL; encoded by the coding sequence ATGACCCAACCTTTGCTGCTGGCTTCGACCTCACCGTTTCGCCAATCCCTGCTGGAAAAATTCAGCTACCCGTTCGAAACTGCCAGCCCGAATATTGATGAAACAGCGCTGCCCGGTGAAACTGCCGAACAACTTGTCATGCGACTGGCCCAGGCCAAAGCTGAAGCCTGCGCCGCCAACCATGCCGATACGCTGATCATCGGCTCCGATCAGGTCTGCGTCATTGACGGCCAGATCCTCGGCAAGCCCCACACGGAAGACAATGCTGTCCGTCAGCTGCAAGCAGCCAGCGGCCAGACCGTCACCTTCTACACCGGCTTGTGCCTGCATAACGCCCGTACCGGTCACAGTCAGGTTGTCTGCGAACCGTTTCATGTCCACTTTCGCCCGCTGACAGACGATGAAATTCGCCGTTACGTGACGCTGGAGCAACCCCTCAACTGCGCCGGCAGTTTTAAAAGCGAAGGCCTCGGCATCGCGCTGTTTGACCGCCTCGAAGGGCGTGATCCGAATACCCTGGTCGGCCTGCCGCTGATTGCCCTGCGCGAGATGCTGGCCCGCGAAGGCGTTGCGATACTCTGA
- the rluC gene encoding 23S rRNA pseudouridine(955/2504/2580) synthase RluC, translating into MKDDKPKVQFIEITDDFAGQRIDNFLRARLKNVPKSMIYRILRKGEVRVNKKRIKPEYKLLDGDVVRVPPVTVPERESQAPVSTKLNKVAELEDCIIYEDDHMLILNKPSGTAVHGGSGLKFGAIEALRALRPDARFLELVHRIDRDTSGILLVAKKRSALRHLQAQFRAKTVQKYYFALVMGEWKASCKQVTAPLLKNEVNSIVRVNPNGKASDTRFKVIERLEQATLVQASPVTGRTHQIRVHCQYTGHPIAWDARYGDPRFDAYTKKVGLNRLFLHAANIKFCHPKTEAEMEINAPMEPMLVRAIEQLRKKPVRQAS; encoded by the coding sequence CAGGCCAGCGGATCGATAATTTTCTCCGAGCCCGGCTAAAAAACGTACCAAAAAGTATGATTTACCGCATCTTGCGAAAGGGTGAAGTGCGAGTAAATAAAAAACGTATAAAACCTGAGTACAAGCTGCTGGACGGTGATGTGGTTCGGGTGCCGCCGGTGACGGTGCCGGAGCGTGAATCGCAGGCGCCGGTCAGTACTAAGCTCAATAAAGTGGCAGAGCTCGAAGACTGCATTATCTACGAAGATGATCACATGCTGATCCTCAACAAGCCTTCGGGAACCGCAGTACACGGCGGGAGCGGGTTGAAATTCGGGGCCATTGAAGCCTTGCGGGCCCTGCGCCCGGATGCGCGTTTCCTCGAACTGGTCCACCGGATTGACCGGGATACCTCCGGGATCCTGCTGGTCGCCAAAAAGCGCTCGGCACTGCGTCATTTACAGGCTCAGTTTCGTGCGAAAACCGTACAGAAGTACTATTTCGCATTGGTGATGGGAGAGTGGAAGGCCAGTTGCAAGCAGGTGACTGCGCCGCTGCTTAAAAATGAAGTGAACAGCATCGTGCGGGTGAACCCGAACGGCAAAGCATCAGATACTCGGTTTAAAGTGATTGAGCGTCTGGAGCAGGCGACGCTGGTTCAGGCCAGCCCGGTGACCGGCCGGACGCACCAGATCCGCGTGCATTGCCAGTATACCGGTCACCCGATTGCCTGGGATGCTCGCTATGGCGATCCGCGGTTTGATGCGTATACGAAAAAAGTGGGCCTCAACCGACTGTTCCTGCATGCCGCGAACATCAAGTTCTGTCACCCGAAAACAGAAGCGGAGATGGAAATTAATGCGCCGATGGAGCCGATGCTGGTTCGCGCCATTGAGCAGCTGCGCAAGAAGCCGGTTCGGCAGGCATCGTAA